A genome region from candidate division KSB1 bacterium includes the following:
- a CDS encoding lysylphosphatidylglycerol synthase transmembrane domain-containing protein: protein MVLLVGVFGNIVFSLMTTEMTVWDSLNEIQFKYVLLAALLALVPWLTNTLRVMIWTRFLGKHFSFTNILKIIISTDLGSAISPTAIGGGYVKAGMLIRNGLSVGASTSLMTLGSVEDGLFFMFAIPASIIYTSCWDMPAILQILHRFKNNIAVVAGVAVLLLVLLIYIVWQQWKQKQKPSDSWLSRLYTMLSNAVKDFLHVYTLIGKTGKLLFALSMLLTAVQWICRYSVITALLISVGIQVDPVLLFLFQWVTFSLMTFIPTPGAAAGAEASFYFVYMHFIPHDVIGLMTAGWRFFTFYFHTGLGVLVLGGYFVYEYYSQKPSKI, encoded by the coding sequence GTGGTTTTACTTGTCGGCGTGTTCGGGAATATTGTTTTTTCCCTGATGACTACGGAAATGACAGTCTGGGATTCGTTGAATGAAATTCAATTCAAGTATGTCCTGCTTGCCGCATTACTGGCCCTGGTACCCTGGCTTACCAATACATTGCGGGTTATGATATGGACCCGTTTCCTTGGGAAACATTTTTCTTTTACCAATATTTTAAAAATTATCATCAGTACGGATTTAGGTTCAGCAATAAGTCCCACAGCAATCGGTGGAGGTTATGTCAAGGCCGGTATGCTTATACGCAATGGACTGTCAGTAGGGGCCTCGACATCATTAATGACACTGGGATCCGTTGAGGATGGATTGTTCTTTATGTTTGCAATCCCGGCTTCGATTATTTATACATCCTGTTGGGATATGCCGGCGATCTTGCAGATTTTACACCGTTTTAAGAATAATATTGCTGTTGTAGCGGGTGTGGCGGTTCTTTTGCTGGTTTTGCTGATCTATATAGTATGGCAGCAATGGAAACAAAAACAAAAACCATCTGATTCATGGCTGTCCCGATTGTATACTATGCTGTCAAACGCTGTAAAAGATTTCTTGCATGTTTACACGTTGATTGGAAAGACGGGTAAGCTACTGTTTGCTTTGAGCATGCTGTTAACTGCTGTGCAATGGATCTGCCGCTATTCTGTTATAACGGCTTTGTTGATTTCAGTCGGTATTCAAGTCGACCCGGTTCTGCTGTTTTTGTTTCAATGGGTAACTTTTTCGTTGATGACTTTTATCCCCACACCGGGGGCCGCTGCCGGGGCTGAAGCCTCATTTTATTTTGTTTATATGCATTTTATCCCTCATGATGTCATTGGCCTGATGACAGCAGGGTGGAGGTTCTTTACATTCTATTTTCATACCGGTTTGGGGGTCCTCGTGTTGGGGGGATACTTTGTATACGAGTATTATTCCCAAAAGCCCTCGAAAATATAA
- a CDS encoding glycosyltransferase has product MKICDLTQNYTSSSGGIRTYLHAKREYIKRQTSHSHVLIVPGENNQVVKTADGVTYYISAPLIPGCEPYRFIWHLNRVRRILQMEKPDIIELGSPYVLPIPVFRHRKQHQCGLIGFYHTDFPTAYVKPVVTKRFGNRIGERFKDASTAYSRFIYNQCNVTITSSNELYSTLKRDGIHRVERVYLGVDTDLFSPIKRNFKIRRELGVRDDDLLCVYHGRLDVEKRIPMLLESFNKVARNSPIKLLLIGNGPLFDLCNAAATNGRVFLLPYETDRERLAALLASSDIYCTAGPHETFGLSVLEAQASGLPVCGVNAGALRERITEPVGILSEPDSACSFAEKLWELSNDGFRRRGENARLLVQENYSWNFSFERLFSIYDKVYQNKNI; this is encoded by the coding sequence ATGAAAATATGTGATTTAACACAGAATTACACATCGAGCAGCGGTGGCATACGTACATATTTGCATGCAAAACGTGAGTATATAAAACGTCAAACCTCCCATTCGCATGTGCTTATTGTCCCGGGTGAGAACAATCAGGTTGTTAAAACAGCGGATGGAGTGACCTATTATATTTCCGCGCCACTCATTCCGGGGTGTGAGCCTTATCGGTTTATCTGGCACTTGAATCGTGTTCGGCGGATTCTCCAGATGGAAAAACCGGACATTATTGAGTTGGGCAGTCCGTATGTGTTGCCGATTCCGGTGTTCCGGCATCGTAAACAGCATCAGTGCGGTTTGATTGGGTTTTATCATACGGATTTTCCGACAGCTTATGTGAAACCGGTTGTTACAAAGCGATTCGGGAATCGAATCGGAGAACGGTTCAAGGACGCAAGTACGGCTTATTCTCGTTTCATTTACAACCAGTGCAACGTCACCATCACCTCTTCGAATGAACTCTATTCTACACTGAAACGCGATGGCATTCATCGGGTTGAACGTGTTTATCTCGGGGTTGATACAGATCTGTTTTCACCGATAAAACGAAATTTCAAAATCAGACGTGAATTGGGTGTCAGAGATGATGATCTGTTGTGTGTTTATCATGGGCGGTTGGATGTTGAGAAACGTATTCCTATGCTTTTGGAATCATTTAATAAAGTGGCTCGGAATAGTCCGATTAAACTGCTATTGATCGGCAACGGGCCCTTGTTTGATTTATGCAATGCCGCTGCGACAAACGGGCGTGTTTTTTTATTACCTTACGAAACTGACCGTGAACGGCTTGCTGCGCTGCTTGCCTCTTCAGATATTTATTGTACGGCCGGCCCGCATGAGACATTTGGATTGTCTGTTCTTGAGGCGCAAGCCAGCGGTTTGCCGGTATGCGGAGTAAACGCCGGAGCGCTTCGCGAGCGCATCACCGAGCCAGTCGGGATTCTATCTGAACCGGATAGTGCGTGTTCGTTTGCTGAAAAACTCTGGGAATTATCTAATGACGGATTTCGAAGACGTGGTGAAAATGCCCGACTTTTGGTCCAAGAGAATTATTCATGGAATTTTTCCTTTGAACGATTATTTTCAATTTATGATAAAGTATATCAGAACAAAAATATCTGA
- a CDS encoding glycosyltransferase family 1 protein, giving the protein MRIAYFTESLPPNTDGVVKTLCHLTDSLLEKQIDFHFFSPIKPDESYSWHDKVTKVSSVPFALYSYYKMGLPYFDGIDKKCAKYTPDLIHIASPTPLGVYGLRYAQKNDIPVVTSYHTHFVDYFRYFGLEKLEKIGWNYLQWFHNQCMRTYAPSPSSVNELENRDINNVELWQRGIEFDRFSPKFRSSELRDSVLDHQKPILLFVGRLINHKDLDDLAAANLVLKQRGRDFKLVIIGDGPMRPELEKSLPDAHFTGFVHGPKLASWYASSDIFAFPSTTETFGNVILEAFASGIPAVGVNAGGVADIITHGKDGLLANPKDPVDFADQLDRLLTRPQLAQQLIQQAEKTAKTYSWKAINNRLVESYRQVISEHQSFRLNAA; this is encoded by the coding sequence ATGAGAATTGCATATTTCACGGAAAGTCTTCCTCCCAATACGGATGGTGTGGTTAAAACGCTATGTCATCTTACAGATTCTCTTTTGGAGAAACAAATAGATTTTCATTTTTTCAGTCCAATCAAGCCGGACGAGTCTTATTCCTGGCATGATAAAGTGACCAAGGTAAGCTCTGTTCCGTTTGCTCTGTACAGTTATTACAAGATGGGTTTGCCCTATTTCGACGGAATCGATAAAAAATGTGCAAAATATACTCCGGATTTGATTCATATTGCTTCTCCGACGCCTCTGGGTGTTTATGGCTTGCGTTATGCACAGAAAAATGATATTCCTGTCGTGACCAGCTATCACACACATTTTGTCGATTATTTCCGCTATTTTGGATTAGAAAAGCTCGAGAAAATCGGCTGGAATTATCTGCAGTGGTTTCATAACCAGTGTATGCGAACCTATGCACCATCACCGAGTTCTGTCAACGAGTTGGAAAATCGTGATATTAATAATGTTGAACTGTGGCAGCGTGGTATCGAATTTGACCGTTTTTCACCCAAATTCAGAAGCAGTGAATTGCGAGATTCAGTACTGGATCACCAGAAACCGATCCTGCTGTTTGTCGGCCGTTTGATTAATCATAAAGACCTGGATGACTTGGCAGCTGCAAACCTTGTTTTAAAACAACGTGGCCGCGATTTTAAGCTGGTGATCATCGGCGACGGTCCCATGCGCCCGGAGCTTGAAAAGAGCTTGCCTGATGCCCATTTTACAGGCTTTGTGCACGGTCCGAAGCTTGCCAGCTGGTATGCCAGCTCTGATATTTTTGCATTTCCCTCTACAACAGAGACGTTCGGGAATGTGATTTTAGAGGCCTTTGCTTCAGGCATTCCCGCTGTGGGAGTGAATGCCGGAGGCGTTGCGGATATTATCACACATGGCAAAGATGGTCTGCTTGCCAATCCCAAAGACCCCGTTGATTTTGCTGATCAATTAGACAGGTTGTTGACTCGTCCGCAACTGGCGCAGCAGTTGATCCAGCAGGCTGAAAAAACCGCCAAAACATACAGCTGGAAAGCGATTAATAACCGGCTTGTTGAAAGCTACAGACAGGTGATAAGCGAGCATCAGTCATTTCGTTTGAATGCTGCTTAA
- a CDS encoding phosphatase PAP2 family protein — protein sequence MKVFLTTMVQWDCALCLRIFRLNGRTLLDAVMYGLSRLGDGYFYALVGIVLFIVNTALAIQIVPVLLFAFALELTLYKILKNKTRRNRPFEILPNIRFLMHPPDKFSFPSGHTSAAFVMATIFSTFMPALTLPFILIAALIGFSRIYNGLHFPSDVIAGMALGVVCAKMSLSIIG from the coding sequence ATGAAAGTATTTCTAACAACCATGGTTCAGTGGGACTGCGCCCTTTGTCTGAGAATATTCAGACTGAACGGGCGTACTTTGCTGGATGCTGTGATGTACGGATTATCGCGTTTGGGAGACGGATATTTCTATGCTCTGGTCGGGATTGTTCTTTTTATTGTTAATACCGCGCTGGCGATTCAGATTGTGCCTGTTTTACTGTTTGCTTTCGCATTGGAGCTAACCCTCTATAAAATATTGAAAAACAAAACCAGGCGCAACCGGCCGTTTGAAATACTTCCGAATATTCGCTTTCTGATGCATCCGCCGGATAAATTCAGTTTTCCATCCGGTCATACCAGCGCGGCATTTGTTATGGCGACGATATTTTCCACATTTATGCCCGCGCTGACCTTGCCATTTATTTTGATCGCAGCCTTGATTGGATTTTCAAGAATTTATAACGGCCTGCATTTCCCAAGTGATGTGATTGCCGGTATGGCATTGGGAGTTGTTTGCGCAAAAATGAGTTTATCAATTATTGGATGA
- a CDS encoding NUDIX hydrolase, giving the protein MTGNKIPKWLKWAREIQAISQIGLAFAHNEYDRERNTRLAELATEILEEYADVGAESKASFVNQIGYATPKIDVRGAVLRDGKILLVKEQTDGRWCMPGGWADVGDSPASAVEREVWEESGFNVQTRKVIAVYDANRSGRPLSLYHAFKVIFLCEIISGEATPSHETPDVGFFEFDQLPDLSENRTHERHLDEIRKHLKNPDRATAFD; this is encoded by the coding sequence ATGACTGGAAATAAAATTCCAAAATGGTTAAAATGGGCCAGAGAAATTCAGGCGATCAGTCAAATTGGTCTGGCGTTTGCGCATAACGAGTATGACCGCGAACGCAACACACGACTGGCTGAATTGGCGACAGAAATCCTTGAAGAGTATGCAGATGTCGGGGCAGAGAGCAAGGCGAGTTTCGTCAATCAAATCGGTTATGCCACACCCAAGATTGATGTACGCGGCGCTGTTTTGCGTGACGGTAAGATTCTTCTTGTCAAGGAGCAGACCGACGGACGCTGGTGTATGCCGGGCGGTTGGGCCGACGTGGGCGATTCTCCTGCTTCAGCGGTGGAGCGCGAAGTGTGGGAAGAAAGCGGCTTTAACGTGCAAACCCGTAAAGTCATTGCCGTGTATGATGCAAACCGTTCCGGCCGCCCTTTGTCGCTTTATCATGCTTTTAAGGTTATTTTCCTTTGCGAGATTATCAGTGGTGAAGCAACACCCAGTCATGAAACACCGGATGTCGGATTTTTTGAGTTTGATCAACTTCCGGATCTGTCCGAAAACCGGACCCATGAACGGCACCTTGATGAAATTCGCAAACACCTGAAAAATCCCGATCGGGCGACTGCGTTTGACTAG
- a CDS encoding IS1380 family transposase, with protein sequence MKKKTNSKQVKISKIEVTTEKMSGRGGLFFFIKYVENIGFFKLFEQCLGSLKGSAKGISCFQFIKQVVGWFIDGTDRSMLGFDRRKNDDAYAALLENEPWHMATSHQIKRMFRRLGFVGQWLFRSILLKLFIWRLHVEKPKVIILFADTVVFDNDDAQKRQGVKPTYKKKKGFQPLQISWGPYVVDALFRPGNVHCNHGTDLRKAVGRLVKAIRTHYADVPIILLKDSGFLDDKNFRFFEERLGIHYACSGKLYKGIKQYVKEVPVDRFHLYQMSWSFVEFGNRLDTWSTFRRCIFTSQETEDNGQMTFDFARPDNVIYTNIGQNKECDEKLVQAVGDDYLKAEKIIELDHSRGKGELVHRSQKDFVVCEQLPFKGFGMNRAFYYIFLMSHFLYEAFKRDMTQDVLPVTSYPSTFRRTVIDFAVKIISTSQQVILKVTQATYDALKIPLLWQAIREQKPAFMT encoded by the coding sequence ATGAAGAAAAAAACCAATTCAAAGCAAGTAAAAATTTCAAAAATCGAGGTCACAACTGAAAAAATGAGCGGGCGCGGCGGCCTGTTTTTCTTTATCAAATATGTCGAAAACATTGGTTTTTTCAAGCTTTTCGAACAATGTCTTGGTTCTCTAAAAGGTTCGGCCAAGGGCATTAGTTGCTTTCAGTTTATTAAACAAGTTGTGGGCTGGTTCATTGATGGCACCGACCGTTCCATGTTAGGCTTTGATCGACGTAAAAACGACGACGCTTATGCCGCGCTCCTAGAGAATGAGCCTTGGCACATGGCGACATCGCATCAGATAAAGAGAATGTTTCGCCGACTTGGTTTTGTCGGACAATGGCTCTTTCGTTCTATTTTGCTCAAGCTTTTTATCTGGCGCCTTCATGTTGAAAAGCCCAAAGTGATCATATTATTCGCTGATACGGTGGTCTTTGACAATGACGATGCCCAAAAACGTCAAGGCGTTAAGCCAACTTATAAGAAGAAAAAGGGCTTTCAGCCGCTGCAAATCAGCTGGGGGCCTTATGTGGTGGATGCATTGTTCCGTCCTGGCAATGTGCACTGCAATCATGGGACAGATTTGAGAAAAGCTGTTGGACGTTTGGTCAAAGCGATTCGAACCCATTATGCTGATGTGCCAATCATACTGCTTAAAGACAGCGGTTTTTTAGATGATAAGAATTTCAGATTTTTTGAAGAACGCCTCGGCATTCATTATGCGTGCAGCGGAAAGCTCTATAAGGGTATTAAACAATATGTTAAAGAAGTTCCTGTTGATCGATTTCACTTGTATCAAATGTCGTGGTCGTTTGTTGAATTTGGTAACCGGCTTGACACGTGGTCTACATTTCGGCGATGCATTTTCACATCACAAGAAACCGAAGATAATGGCCAGATGACCTTTGATTTTGCTCGACCGGACAATGTGATTTATACAAACATTGGCCAGAATAAAGAATGTGATGAAAAGCTGGTGCAGGCAGTTGGCGATGACTATTTAAAGGCGGAAAAGATCATTGAATTGGATCATAGTCGCGGCAAGGGTGAACTTGTTCATCGTTCACAAAAGGATTTTGTCGTATGCGAGCAGCTTCCCTTTAAAGGCTTTGGAATGAACAGAGCCTTTTATTACATTTTTTTGATGAGTCATTTTCTATACGAAGCTTTCAAGCGTGATATGACCCAGGATGTGTTACCGGTTACGAGCTATCCCAGCACTTTTCGCCGGACTGTAATTGATTTTGCTGTCAAGATAATATCGACGAGTCAACAGGTAATCTTGAAAGTCACCCAAGCTACTTATGATGCATTAAAAATTCCACTTTTATGGCAGGCGATTCGCGAACAAAAACCAGCTTTCATGACATAG
- a CDS encoding NAD(P)-dependent oxidoreductase, translating into MSLNLIKAGYNLVVWNRTAEKMNPLTDAGAQAASSPREVAEQSDIIITIVSDTPDVEQVILGKAGVIHGIRPKHIVVDMSTISPIVTRRISDELEKHDAAMLDAPVSGGDTGARAATLAIMAGGPKEAFQKCLPVFKAMGKTITHVGESSMGQTVKLCNQILVSVTNMAVCEAVSLARKAGLDPQTMISATEHGAAGSWQLSNLGPQMTKRDYRPGFMIDLQQKDLRLALELCRELKQPTPALGLVHQLFTGCQSNGEGREGTQALIKSLERLAGDEPGT; encoded by the coding sequence ATGAGCCTGAACCTGATCAAAGCCGGTTACAATCTGGTGGTATGGAACCGGACAGCGGAAAAGATGAACCCTTTGACAGATGCAGGAGCACAGGCAGCTTCATCGCCCCGGGAGGTTGCAGAACAATCAGACATTATCATCACCATCGTTTCGGATACTCCCGATGTCGAACAGGTTATCCTGGGAAAAGCGGGTGTGATTCACGGCATCAGGCCGAAACATATTGTCGTCGATATGAGCACTATTTCTCCCATTGTCACCCGCCGCATTTCCGATGAACTTGAAAAGCATGATGCAGCCATGCTTGACGCACCCGTAAGCGGCGGCGACACCGGAGCCAGAGCGGCTACCCTGGCTATTATGGCCGGCGGCCCAAAAGAAGCCTTCCAAAAGTGCCTGCCTGTCTTTAAGGCGATGGGGAAAACCATCACGCATGTCGGTGAAAGCAGTATGGGACAGACTGTCAAACTCTGCAACCAGATCCTGGTATCGGTCACCAATATGGCGGTTTGCGAGGCGGTCAGTCTGGCTCGCAAAGCCGGACTTGATCCACAGACCATGATTTCCGCAACAGAACACGGCGCCGCCGGCTCCTGGCAGCTAAGCAACCTGGGTCCCCAAATGACAAAACGTGATTATCGTCCGGGATTTATGATTGATCTGCAGCAAAAGGATTTACGGCTGGCACTGGAACTGTGCCGGGAACTCAAACAGCCGACACCGGCCCTCGGTCTGGTGCATCAGCTGTTTACCGGATGCCAGAGCAATGGTGAGGGCCGGGAAGGAACTCAGGCCCTGATTAAATCTCTGGAGCGACTGGCCGGGGATGAACCCGGAACCTGA
- a CDS encoding FlgD immunoglobulin-like domain containing protein → MKNVFVLTMCFILPIMANPLLNTHPYEPYVRSGWSFRAFEGESVDHIFLFAYDSQIGEFKMMPFQIDERIYALDDLKEGSTYRRTYFKPDDGLMDNDDEVVWMVRDMGDKAPEAAWIDNAESRHYQRVELKLYEKDREDQAAYAYAFCSSTIPDTVPRPYDLSYDQDVDAVSSHIYKVGFNESSGILDDIMIKAPYGNGIDVLDTQKIRVAGALLLGPNLQFQPGRGGQPDLNERDFLYIYPFDGENAYLKITEQPVVRLIREVRLTIILGGFLTLDDLATPITTKFYPYSGQLEGGLVLNQEVLDNAFPTSGGVTMEFDQVRHSFDFNENAIGMKFMNSRNSGVLIDGNPDDVDHTITNEDTIRVWTLSSGDQGTVFTYLSLNDTSSLKESYLYYYDDKSGGNDDNSTVTGGDTGDGKSYGDHGFKVVNGQSFELNFNAYFLPSNQDQSLGEQLAKNLKQSLEFSNKRSDFTAAVEQAEEQRPESWRLLPVYPNPFNRSAVIRYELNRRKTIRVDIIDIQGRLVTRLVNREQSAGHYRVMWSGRDAAGNTVGSGIYWVVLKAGDDILQQKLTLIK, encoded by the coding sequence ATGAAAAATGTTTTTGTTTTAACAATGTGCTTTATTCTACCGATTATGGCGAATCCGCTGCTAAATACACACCCCTATGAACCTTATGTGAGAAGCGGCTGGTCGTTTCGAGCGTTTGAAGGGGAATCCGTGGATCATATTTTTCTATTTGCTTATGATTCGCAAATCGGCGAGTTTAAAATGATGCCGTTTCAGATTGATGAAAGAATTTATGCTCTTGATGATTTGAAAGAGGGTTCAACTTACCGCCGCACCTATTTCAAACCGGATGATGGGTTAATGGATAATGACGATGAAGTGGTATGGATGGTGCGGGATATGGGCGACAAGGCGCCGGAAGCAGCCTGGATTGATAATGCAGAATCCCGGCACTACCAGCGGGTGGAGCTTAAATTGTACGAAAAGGATCGGGAAGACCAGGCCGCCTATGCCTATGCGTTTTGTTCATCCACGATTCCCGATACAGTCCCTCGACCCTATGATTTAAGCTATGATCAGGACGTAGATGCTGTGTCCTCTCATATTTATAAAGTTGGATTTAATGAATCAAGTGGAATCCTTGATGATATTATGATAAAAGCTCCATACGGAAATGGTATAGATGTTTTAGACACTCAAAAAATTCGAGTGGCTGGAGCCCTTTTGCTTGGACCAAACCTTCAATTTCAACCTGGGAGAGGCGGACAACCGGATTTGAATGAAAGGGATTTTCTTTATATTTATCCATTTGATGGGGAAAATGCTTATTTGAAAATTACTGAACAGCCAGTAGTAAGGTTAATTCGTGAAGTAAGGTTAACGATTATTCTGGGTGGTTTCCTTACGCTTGATGATTTGGCAACTCCCATAACCACAAAATTCTATCCCTATAGTGGACAGCTTGAAGGAGGGTTGGTTTTAAACCAAGAGGTTTTAGATAATGCTTTTCCCACTTCAGGCGGAGTTACGATGGAATTTGATCAGGTTCGTCATTCCTTTGATTTTAATGAGAATGCGATAGGGATGAAATTTATGAATTCACGCAACTCGGGTGTGCTTATTGATGGAAATCCCGATGATGTCGATCATACTATTACCAATGAGGATACTATACGAGTATGGACCCTGTCATCAGGCGACCAGGGAACCGTATTTACCTATTTATCACTTAATGATACTTCGAGCTTGAAAGAGTCGTATTTGTATTACTATGACGATAAATCGGGTGGCAATGATGATAATAGTACTGTTACCGGTGGCGATACTGGTGATGGTAAATCCTATGGTGATCATGGATTTAAAGTTGTAAATGGTCAAAGTTTTGAGTTGAATTTTAACGCTTATTTTTTACCGTCCAATCAGGACCAGTCGCTGGGTGAGCAGTTGGCGAAGAATCTCAAACAGTCACTTGAATTTTCCAACAAGCGCAGTGACTTTACGGCTGCAGTGGAACAGGCAGAAGAGCAGCGCCCGGAAAGTTGGCGTTTGCTGCCGGTCTATCCCAATCCGTTCAACCGCTCTGCTGTTATCCGCTATGAACTGAACCGCCGCAAAACGATCCGGGTTGATATCATTGATATACAAGGGCGTCTTGTTACACGGTTGGTGAACCGTGAACAGTCGGCCGGACATTATCGTGTCATGTGGAGCGGGCGAGATGCAGCCGGGAATACAGTGGGATCGGGCATTTACTGGGTCGTACTAAAAGCCGGAGATGATATCCTGCAACAAAAATTAACATTGATCAAATAA
- a CDS encoding alanine racemase, which produces MDFQLYNKTYSIEAPEKIKTPRLILFSDRVQTNIDRMQHSLVDVHPFLGLKHLCPHVKTHKSVRIVRQLVRRGVTSFKATPHELPLLIDAEISSIFLSYPCLPDTAHELTKLIRSYPNIDFRVQVGCRKHVDILRMAGEGKVQWNYYIDMDVGMHRTGVAPWDVWDLYVYTSNWSSMKFMGFHAYDGHIHSKDPEEREQMCRTSMKIVEQTLQFFSQNNVHVPEFITGGTPSFLHAARYVNNSSMANVQVKYSPGTWVLSDSETMEILPDQFEPAALILSRIIDKPTPNTLTLNVGHKEWSADRGPVDVFSVPDVRAVIWNEEHTVLEGDNAEDYEIGDYVLLVPRHICSTVNLWEFYTVVDGSGTIIQEISMVDGRNR; this is translated from the coding sequence ATGGATTTTCAGCTTTATAATAAAACTTATTCGATTGAGGCGCCTGAAAAGATAAAGACGCCGCGGCTGATTTTGTTTTCCGATCGTGTACAGACGAATATTGATCGGATGCAACATTCACTGGTTGACGTACATCCTTTTTTGGGATTAAAACACCTGTGTCCGCATGTTAAAACACATAAATCAGTCCGGATCGTGCGTCAATTGGTTCGGCGAGGTGTGACCTCTTTTAAAGCGACTCCTCACGAACTGCCATTGCTGATTGATGCGGAAATATCGAGTATTTTTCTTTCTTATCCTTGTTTACCGGACACAGCACATGAGCTCACAAAACTCATACGATCGTATCCAAATATTGATTTTCGGGTTCAGGTTGGATGTCGAAAGCACGTAGATATTTTGAGAATGGCCGGAGAGGGCAAAGTACAGTGGAATTATTATATTGATATGGATGTAGGTATGCACCGCACCGGCGTCGCGCCCTGGGATGTGTGGGATCTTTATGTTTATACCTCCAACTGGTCTTCCATGAAGTTTATGGGATTTCATGCTTATGACGGACATATTCACAGCAAAGACCCGGAGGAGCGCGAACAAATGTGCCGGACCAGTATGAAAATTGTGGAGCAGACTCTGCAGTTTTTTTCACAAAACAATGTCCATGTCCCGGAATTCATTACCGGTGGTACGCCGTCGTTCTTGCATGCCGCACGCTATGTAAATAATTCGTCTATGGCGAATGTTCAGGTCAAATACTCACCCGGAACCTGGGTTCTTTCCGATTCCGAAACCATGGAAATTTTGCCGGATCAGTTTGAACCGGCTGCCTTGATTCTCAGCCGGATTATTGACAAACCCACACCCAACACACTGACCCTGAATGTCGGGCATAAGGAATGGTCTGCTGATCGCGGGCCGGTGGACGTATTCAGTGTTCCGGATGTTCGAGCCGTGATCTGGAATGAAGAACATACGGTTCTGGAAGGCGATAATGCTGAAGACTATGAGATCGGTGATTATGTACTTTTGGTGCCCAGGCATATATGCTCGACGGTGAACCTCTGGGAGTTTTATACGGTGGTCGACGGTTCCGGAACGATCATCCAAGAAATCAGCATGGTCGACGGCCGCAATCGTTAA
- a CDS encoding co-chaperone GroES family protein, whose translation MKRGNKELIVVGDRLLIIPDAGEDRSNAGLYLPKWAVEKESIQTGRIVELGTGTPMANPHDIEDEPWKQDASLSKDLIQAQIGDLAIFLRKAAVEIDIDSDKYLIVPHAAVLLLIRPAAMDS comes from the coding sequence ATGAAACGTGGAAATAAAGAATTAATCGTTGTGGGAGACCGGCTGTTGATTATTCCTGATGCCGGTGAAGACAGGAGCAATGCCGGTTTATATTTACCCAAATGGGCTGTTGAAAAAGAGTCAATCCAGACCGGCCGGATCGTGGAACTGGGTACGGGCACACCCATGGCCAATCCGCACGATATTGAAGACGAACCCTGGAAACAGGACGCATCACTCAGTAAAGATTTGATACAGGCTCAAATTGGTGATCTGGCAATTTTTCTGAGAAAAGCTGCGGTCGAAATTGATATTGATAGTGATAAATATTTGATTGTTCCTCATGCTGCTGTGCTGCTTTTGATTCGTCCCGCAGCCATGGATTCGTGA